The following nucleotide sequence is from Manis pentadactyla isolate mManPen7 chromosome 13, mManPen7.hap1, whole genome shotgun sequence.
aaatagtttatttttatcaaCTTGCTGTTAgtgttttcaagttttttttgGAAATTCCAGCTCTCTTAATGTTTTGATCACAGATCATTTGACAAGGAATATTTCCAGAGGTAATTCCTTCATGTACATGTGTGGTGGCTGTAACCACATCCATGCATCAAGGACAGAGGAATAATTGACACACTGTTTACCTAAGGGACTGCAAACCCACTTTCCTCTGTGGACTGTACGCACAACAGTAAATTAGCCTTGGCCTATTGAAGTTATAATTTCAAGGTAGTTAGCCTCCTTTGTTCAGGCTTCTCTGTTTCCaagttttaaagaaaagagaaatgaagcagcattaattttatttatctgaGTAAGTAGGAGTATTTTTCTCAGGAAATATGTTGAAGAAAAATCGTTATGATTTCTTGAGCTGCTTAATATGTGATACTGTAGCCTAAATATGATTACAAGTAAAATGGTAATCCTCAGTAAAACATCTCTTTGAAAGCATCTCATGTCTATGCAATCTTACATACATGCTTTCTTCAGCCTGAATAATCAATTTAGTTCAGTAGGAGCTAgggtttattttattcaatttatgTAATAAGGCAGTTTTTCATGTCAGGATGGATAATCtggtttcatttaatttttaaagtggtACAGTGTTTCAACTCTAAGGTCACAATCAACAGCTACTTATATTTACTTATACTTAAGAATGATATGTTGACTATTAAATCTATCCACTGTGTTTAAATATTTCCTGAAAGACTTTGACAACTGAAGGGAATGAGGATTGGTAAATATTTGCATACAAATCATCTTAATGATGCATAAACAGTCCCTTCAATATAATTAACTACTTTTCCCAATATATATACTAAACAAAATTCCATTGgttgattttattcttcttcatgTTTCTGAATATAATGAAATTTTTATATTGTAGTTGAGGAAAATTGTCTCCAAATAATGCTATCTTATTGGTTGTTAATAATTTAGGTGActgtatttcttcatattttctaaattgttCATAATCATCACTAAAGtggctttaaaaatatgaaagtcaAACCTGTCCATCAAGCAGAGGCTGAGCCATTTGGGGACTGAAGCCATCATTCAGCTCCAAATGCTtaggaaatattttggaaaatatctaGTAGGTAATTTTGGTATTAAATCAATAGCATAAAAAACTACTTgtataaatgttatttattaaatGTCAGAGAGGTAAAAATCTAATCAAGATGCTCATTAACTCACTGTAAACTGAATGCCTGCTATGTTCTGTCCATGATAAGGGCTAATTTAAATATACTGTgaaatttctttcttcattctgcAGATTATACTATTATAATACATAATGCAGTTGATATCGGTGCCTTAGAGTTAGGTGCCATATGAATCAGGAAATCTTTGCCTGAGAGTTAAATACCAGGTGAGATATGCtgaattttaaatgtgaattGGGACAGTGGAGCGATGAGCCTAGAATATGCCCCACTGTGTGGCATGTTTGATACTGGAAATTTTCCATAAGCTTTCTAATCTCAATGTTGTGTTTCATGCATAATGATTCTGAGAACCAGCCTGTTCAGCCAGGGCACTGTGCGGTGTGCATCCATTGATCCTTCTCAAGTGTTCAATACATCATTGCACAACAGGTACCTACTGACTTCATTTCTCCTCTCTGGAGTGCTGGGTGGAGAGGACTGAGGACAGCATATGCCATCCCTGCCACCATGTATCCTAAAGAGCGTGCATTCAGTGAAAAGGTGCATAACAATGTGTTCTGCATGTCTTTACCTTATCTATCAAACTTAACAATAGCTGCTTTACTGATTTCCTTTATTAAATTCAtgtcatatattttaatattatgtaaTACAGTAACTTTTGGAAACTCTCAATATCATTtaaattcatgatttttattatttcttgccTTCAAGAATAAAGTTAGGTTGCAGGTCAACATAAAAGTACCAACACTTTACCTTCAGCGTATAACTGATAATCAAAATAATCTTTTGATGATGCCTTTTAGTATCATATATTGTTCCAGAAATTATACTAAGTTCACTTTGGAACAACACCAAGgagtaaagaaaagaaaggacagcCTTGTGTTTGTTCCAGCAGTGACATTGCTGCTGAGTTACCATCAGTAAGACACTCAGTTTCTTTGAGTTTGAAATACATTTCCATTGTGTAACCTGCTCTCCACCATgcactgttttatttttgcttgatatacaatattgtattggtttccaGCCATAAAACAGACAGAATTCCTGTCATGTTTGACTTCTTTATGCCTATTCACTACATGTTAAGGTCCTCCACATTTAGAGATACAGATTGTAGACATATAAATAATAGGCATGTAAGATATACAGCATCCATGTTGTTCTTTGCCCAATGAGTTTACTTATTTGTTTggattatttaaaacaaatttaaatatgaATCTTCAAAGACTATCATTCATCTACATAATTACTGCtcatgtttttacttttttatttaagtgtcattgatatacaatcttatgaaggtttcacatcaacaacattgtgttttcaacattcacccacattataaagtctcccacacaccccattgcagtaagatggtacagagtcactacttgtcttctccatgctgtactgctatccccatgacctacctatattctgagtgcaaattgtagtgtcccttaattcccttctccctccctccacaaccACCCAGTCCAACTGCTTCCCATtattaaccactagtcccttcttggagtctgtgatcctgcttctgttctgttccttcagtcttgctttgttgttatactccaaaaatgagtgaaatcatttgaaacttgtctctctctgtctggcttatttcactgagcataatatcctctagctctattcgtgctgttgcaaatggtagaatttgttttcttatggctaaataatattccattgtgtatatgtaccacatcttctttatccattcatctactgatggacacttaggttgcttccaaatagtggcttttataaatatttaattacagCTATTGTTTTAAGATAGCTCCTTAgatgatattttttcctttttgcaacTAATAACCCAAGAAAGTATTGGACTGTATGTAAGAGATATAGTTGAAGATAGCTGTGTCCTTTACCTGACTCTGAAATATTTCtccaaattttttcatttttgttccatGTACATATATTGATAAATGTGATAAACAACTGAAACATATACTAATTAAtgaatttaattaataaattcaTGTCTCTGGATTCAGAGCTGTTACCCAAAGTGGAAGTTTAATGTAATTGCATAAAAGCTAAAATTTCTACAAAAATTTAATAACAAACATATATTTAaactatatattaaaatgtaaaatacaaatatgCCATAATCCCTAGGGTGGAATGTGTTATAGATGATCTCTTAAGATTTCTTAGTAAATTCTGCTGAAAGGATAATATATGTATTCATGAACACTAGAAGAtgaagggcagggagggaagagaCTTGAAATATTGGGACGTGGTGCAGgaattaatttgaaaattttctccacactataaaaataatgcttataattacaattatttaaaaatgatcttTACATTTGCAAATTAGGAGCAAGAGAATGTAATAGCTGAACAACCAGACTTCAGGGCGTGACTTCCTCCTCTCAGATCTGTTTCAAGGCACCTCAGCTCCCTGGACCTTCTTTGCCCTCACTGTCCTGGATCTCCTGGGGGCCCTGCTGGGCAGCACCACAATAATCACCCTCATTAGGGCTGACTCTCAGCTCCACAGTCCCATGTACTTCCTGCTCAGACAGCTCTCCCTCATGGACCTCTTGTGCATCTCTACATTTGTCCCCAAAATGGCCCTGGACTTTCTCTCTAGGGACCAACACATCTCCTTCTTGGGGTCTAGCATTCAGATGTACCTCTTCACAAGCCTTGTGGGGACCGAGTGCCTGCTGCTGGCCGTCATGgcttatgaccgctatgtggccatctgccacccactGCACTACCCCATCCTCATGTGCCCCAGGGTCTGCACACTCCTGGTGCTCACGTCCTGGCTGGGCGCACTGCTCAATGCCTCTATCCATGATATCTATACTATGAATCTCCCTTACTCTGCCTCTAGGCAAATCCATCATTTCTTTTGTGAGATTCCACACTTACTGAAACTGGTCTGTGCTGACACTTCCCAGTATGAAAAGGGTGTTTTTGTCAGTGGGGTGatttttctcctccctcccatCTCAGCCATTCTGGCCTCCTATGGGCACATACTGTTCACTGTGCTGGGCATGCGCTCGAGCCTGGGGCTCAGGAAAACCTTGGCTACTTGCTCTTCTAACTTGACTGTGGTGTCTCTGTTCTATGGGGCTGCCATCTTCAAGTACTTTCTGCCCAAGTCCTACCACCCCCGTGAGCGGGATGAAGTGCTCTCCGTCCTCTACACCATCCTCACGCCCACGCTCAACCCCCTCATCTACAGCCTGCGGAACAAGGACATCGCCAGAGCCCTTTGGAGGCTTCTCAGGAAATGAGGGCTGTGCGGTGCTGTTGTTTGCAATGTGAATCCACTACAGCGTGAGCTTCTGCTTTGAAATGGAATTAACAGGTATGTATACAGACATATCTATGTGCATTTAACAGGTGACGCCATGTATTTGAGAAATAGGGGAAAAGATATAATGCCTTCTGTAATGATACAACTTAACATCGTCGTTTTCTTATAGTTAATCATGTGTACCTCAGCagtgaatgataacaaaaatggaGATATTTTATTCATGTAATATATGcaataatttttattcttattatattacatttgttcattttataaaaagtacacaaattttttaaatagaagaacATCATTTACCAATTTCCTTTATTAGAAGAATTAGATGTATATTCCCTAACTACCACTGTAAAtggtataataataaaaatttcaagtatatgttattttctaaatatttttcctttgaaaattctttttctcATGATATGACATGGaattattgaaatatttattgataccctgtatgttttctttcaagaaaatttaaaaatttgtttcatctgtctttctctttgttatgTGGCTCAGTACTTGTGatttccaaaataaaacatacattttagTGAAAACATTTCGTTTCTATTGTATAGAATTTTCAAAATACCAATTACTCTTCATTAGAGTTGTTATCTTTAGCTGTTTTATATTTACTTCTGAAATTGCCTGATTTTATGGTTTATCCATTACTTCtaatttttaataacttttgctttgtattttactGTTACTTGTGTATGTAAAATAAATTTATCACTAATCATAACTCTTGTCACAATATAGCAATTCCATATTACCATTTCCCCTGCAAAGTCTTAAATAAGAATACTGAAGTTACTTTTTTACTGACATAATTTACAGAAGACATTGTACTATTTCAGGTGagcaaaaaaataatacaatatttgTACATATTGTACAATGATCCAAACATGAGCCTAGTAAATATCCATCATATGTAATTTGTCTTTATAAATCTACttttcagaactgccttcactgcacactatgtatatttgtatattattttttccattttctattgtCTTAAGACACTTAATTTCccttttattctcttctttgACCTTTTGGTTATTTAGTAACATATTGCTTAATTTCCACAGATTTGAAAATTCCAGTTTTCCTCCTaggattgatttttattttcttaccactGTGTTTGGGAAAGATAGCTGACGTGACCTCAGTCTTCTCAAAGTGATTAAGACATTTCTGCAAAGGACAGCCCATTAGGCGTGTGCTTGTTCTGGCCAGATGATGTAGCCTTTGCTTCAAGGAGGGCATTGTTGCCCCAACTGTTGTTGTATTGTGCCCATTTCTCCCTTAAATGTGGttaatatttcctttatatatttaagCATTCTAATTGtcggtacatatatattttaaattgtttaatcctcttGATTAGCTGACTCATATCAGTATGTaataatcttatttttctcttctaacaTATCCTCTTTAAGTCTCTTTGGTCTGATTATAAGTATAGCTGTTCCTATTCTTTTTCTGGCTAACGCTTGGGTGGAGTAGCTTTTTCCAACCGTACATGTTTAGCTGATATGTAGCCTAAAGTCATCTCTTGTACCTTACATATACTTTCTTAAATCACTCATAAACTGTATGAAGAATCTTTTAGAGTTTAATACATTTTGAttatagaattcaatgcatttagtgttaaagtaattattgatctGTAAAGATTTactatggacattttgataatggttttctgtttataatgtctgtgttcctttcttctttactGTCTTTGTGATTTGTTCACTTTTGGAGAGTTATGCTTTGATTTCCTTGTCTAGTATGTCTACTATAGCCTTTTGCTTTGTTGCTACCATGAGGCTTATGAATAATCTTATAACAGCCTATTGACAGTCCATATGGCtctgttattttaaataatgacaaTGATGGGAAATGGCAACTTGTTACCTGTTCCTCCCTATCAATTCCCACCAatattacatataatttaaatttatgtgGAGTTAAAAAAGTTATATTTATCAGTCTCTTCACTCATTATTAATAATAGCAGAGTTCTTAGTCCTTTTTCTTAGACCTTAGTATCTGGGAAGTAATCAGTGAGGTTTTTCTCCCACCTCTGATTCCATAAGGTAATCCTGTGGTGAGCATCACCAActtaaaatgctgtaaaattgTCTCCATAAAGCTGAAGAACTCAAATTTAGGCCATGTATACTATGTATGAtatgttataaatataaatatttcaccCAATAAATGATGAAAGTGGGCAAAAATTAACATCTAATATACACCTTGAATTACTTTCCCCTTAAAGAAGTTCCTCAGACCTCTTTCCCTCCATTATTCAAAGAAACTTCCTTGATTTAGATGTAATGCCAAATAAGAGGTACAATAGAAATTAATGTAAAAGAAATGTATTGAGGGCTGACAGCTTTCTTGATTTTACATTCACCAATAGATTAAAACAAATTATAGTTTCCAATCCGagagaatgtatttataatgtaGCTCCAGTGCATTAGGAAATGGCTTGTACCTTCAATGTGAATTAAGCAACTTATTTTAGCACCCACCTTAAATGTGTTGTAAACCAAAACCAGAACCTTTAGCAGAGAGGGAAGAATCCATATAACTGCTTTTATTCACCATGACAGATTTGAGAACTACTTTACCTGTGCTCGGCCTCACAAGCTGAAAATTACAAGTTTCCAAGTAGCAACTTAAGCAATaagtaattaaatatatatttacttttatcaTAATACAGCTTATTCCAATTATTACCACTATTTACTCATATTTTTGTAATGTTGACCTCGAGTTTTTCCTTGAATTgtgaattctgtttttattaattgtctgtgttgtacagtttaTGTAAGATATTAGGTAAATCATTTAAGAAGATGTACATAAATCAGTTGAACTTGAA
It contains:
- the LOC118919965 gene encoding olfactory receptor 2AG1-like; protein product: MFMQTSGRDFLLSDLFQGTSAPWTFFALTVLDLLGALLGSTTIITLIRADSQLHSPMYFLLRQLSLMDLLCISTFVPKMALDFLSRDQHISFLGSSIQMYLFTSLVGTECLLLAVMAYDRYVAICHPLHYPILMCPRVCTLLVLTSWLGALLNASIHDIYTMNLPYSASRQIHHFFCEIPHLLKLVCADTSQYEKGVFVSGVIFLLPPISAILASYGHILFTVLGMRSSLGLRKTLATCSSNLTVVSLFYGAAIFKYFLPKSYHPRERDEVLSVLYTILTPTLNPLIYSLRNKDIARALWRLLRK